Within the Echinicola sp. 20G genome, the region CACAGCTTTTTCTCCCTGAGGCCAACTTAGGAAATCCTTATACAACATTTGGCAGGATTAGACCATTACATACCAATGCCGTAATCTTTGCCTTTGTGGGGAATGCAATTTTTGCAGGTGTTTACTACTCTATGCCGAGGTTGCTCAAGGCAAGGATGTGGAGCGATACCTTGAGTTGGATCAACTTTTGGGGTTGGCAATTGATTATTTTGGCGGCTGCGATTACATTGCCTTTGGGGCTTACCACTTCAAAAGAATATGCAGAATTGGAATGGCCAATAGACATCGCCATCGCTGTGGTATGGGTCGCATTTGGTGCCAATATGATTGGTACATTACTGAAAAGAAGAGAAAGACACATGTATGTGGCCATTTGGTTTTACCTGGCTTCCTTTGTGACAGTGGCTGTGCTCCACATCTTTAATTCCCTGGCTTTGCCTGTGTCATTTTTCAAGAGTTATTCCGCCTATGCCGGGGTACAGGATGCACTGGTTCAATGGTGGTATGGACACAATGCCGTCGCCTTTTTCTTGACCACGCCTTATTTGGGACTGATGTATTACTACTTGCCCAAAGCGGCAAACCGTCCAATCTATTCCTATAAGCTTTCGATCATCCACTTTTGGTCCCTGATTTTTATCTATATCTGGGCAGGTCCTCACCATTTGCTTTATACAGCTTTGCCTAACTGGGCACAAGTACTGGGGGTTGCCTTTTCTATTATGCTGATCGCTCCATCATGGGGAGGAATGGTAAATGGACTCCTGACCCTTAGAGGTGCTTGGGATAAAGTGCGCGTAGACCCAGTATTAAAATTTATGGTCGTTGCAGTGACGGCTTATGGTATGGCTACTTTTGAGGGCCCGATGTTATCCTTAAAATCTGTCAATGCCATTGCTCACTATACGGATTGGATTGTGGCGCACGTACACATCGGAGGTTTGGGATGGAATGGCTTTCTGACCTTCGGCATGTTGTATTGGTTATGGCCAAAAATGTGGAATACTAAATTGTACTCAACCAAAATGGCTAATACCCATTTCTGGTTAGGGACCTTAGGGATTATTTTCTATGCCCTGCCCATGTATGTCGCTGCATTGACCCAAAGTTTGATGTGGAAAGAGTTCAATGAAATGGGGCGCTTGGCATATCCCAACTTCTTGGAAACCGTCTTGGAGATTGTTCCAATGTACATGTTCCGAGCCTTTGGCGGCGTACTTTATTTGACCGGAGCCTTGCTGATGGTCTATAACTTGGTGAAGACCACCAAGGTTGGAACTTTCGTGGAAAATGAGCCGGATGAGGCCCCTGTATTGACCAAGCATATAGCCAAAAAAGGAGAATATTGGCACCATGTGTGGGAAAGAAAACCAATTTTCTTTACAGTACTGGCTACAATAGCTATCCTCATTGGGGGAGCCATCGAGATCGTACCAACACTTTTGGTGAAATCCAATGTGCCAACCATCAGCAGCGTAGCGCCTTATACACCTTTAGAGCTTCAAGGTAGGGACCTTTACATCTCAAATGGCTGTGTGGGCTGTCACTCTCAGATGATCAGGCCATTCCGGTCCGAGACCGAGCGATATGGTGAATATTCCAAAGCAGGTGAGTTTGTCTATGACAGACCATTTTTATGGGGATCCAAAAGAACTGGGCCTGATTTGCACCGGGTAGGCCGAAAATATCCAGATAGCTGGCATTACCATCACATGCTAGATCCAAGAACCATGTCACCAGGATCGACCATGCCATCATACTCCTGGATGATCACCAATACCATGGATCATGAGGATATGCCTGATAAGATCAGAACCATGCAAAAGTTGGGTGTACCCTATCCGGAAGGATATGCTGATGAACAGGCAATGGTGGACTTGGAAAAACAAGCCAGTGAAATAGCGACTGGTTTGTCCGAGGACAACATAGAGGTAATGCCCAATTCTGAAATTGTGGCTTTGATTGCCTATTTACAGCGCTTAGGAACAGATATCAAGAAAGTTGATGCTCCCACAGAAAATAGTATTGCCAAATAAACTTTGAAGTCATGCAAAAAGAAATATTAAGTTCGATCGAAAATGTGGAAATCTATCCGATCATCTCACTACTTATTTTCGTGCTCTTTTTCGTGGGCATGGGATGGTGGGTATTTCGGGTGGACAACAAATACATTGACCACATGAAATCATTGCCTGTAGATGAGAGCCACTTAAACGAAGACGATCATGAAGAGAAATAAGTTTTTAGCAATACTATCACTTTTGCTGATGTGCGCAACTACAGTCTTTGCCCAAGAGGAAGCGATTGGCGGAGGCATGATGGAAACTTTAAGCAGTATGGATAGCGGCCAAATCACCTTATTGATCATGATTTTGGTCGTATTGGGTGTTATGGTTTTGCTATTGATCCTGATGATTTACCTTATGTCCTTTATGGCGGTAGTCCTGAGAAAGGAAAACCCAGAGCTGGCCAATGAACCTACTTGGTGGGAAAACTTTAATGAGAAGTATATCTCCGGTAAGTTTAAGTCTATTGAGGAGGAAGAGGAAATCATGCTTGACCATAGTTATGACGGGATTGTGGAACTGGACAACTTTATGCCTCCTTGGTTGAAATATGTTTTCTATGGAACGATCATTTTTGCTGTAGGATATCTGATCAATTATTCCACCCTTGGATGGGGGAAAACACCTACGGAAGAATATACTGCAGAATTGGAGGCAGAGGCTATTGCAGCAGAAAGCCGAAAGGCACTGGCTTTGGCATCCATTGACGAAAGTAATGTAGAGTTTAACCAGTCTGATAGGGTATTGATTGCAGGGGGCACCATCTTCCAAAACAACTGTGTGGCCTGTCATGCTGCCGATGGTGGAGGAGGAGTCGGTCCTAACTTTACAGATGAATATTGGATTCATGGTGGAAGTATCAAAGATGTATTTACAGTGATCAAGTACGGCGTACCAGACAAAGGAATGATCCCTTGGCAGGATCAGTTAAGCCCAGAGGAGATCCAACAGGTAGCCAATTTTATACTATCGCTAAAAGGAACCACTCCTGCCAATCCTAAAGAACCACAAGGGGAGCTTTATACACCTGAGGCGGATAATCCAAATGAGGAGGGGGAAGCTGGTGTGGACAGTACCGCTGTGTCATCGTGATAAATCAGGGTGGGAGTATCCCGCCCTTCAATCTGAACTAAAATGGGAAATCCATTAGAAAGTAACCAAAAAGAAGCCTTCAGAGACTCTCTTTCCACTGTTAAGGAAGATGGAAAGAGGAATTGGGTATATCCCAAAAAGGTAAGAGGGTTCTTTTATAAATGGAGAACCTACCTTTCATGGTTATTACTTGGGTTTCTCTTTGTGGGGCCTTTTCTAAAAATAGGAGGCAAGCCCTTTTTGTTGCTGAATATTTTTGAAAGGAGATTTGTGATCTTTGGTCAAGTATTTTGGCCGCAAGATACTCATATTCTGCTTTTTTTATTGTTGATTTTCTTTGTATTCATCATTCTGTTTACGGTTGTATTCGGAAGGGTTTTTTGTGGTTGGGCCTGCCCTCAAACCTTGTTTATGGAAATGGTCTTCCGAAAAATTGAATATTGGATAGAAGGAGACGCCAGCCAGCAAAAGAAGCTGAATGCCATGCCATGGAATCAAGAGAAGGTTTTAAAAAAAGGAGCAAAAATGGGTGCTTTTCTGCTAGTATCCTTGTTGATAGCACATACGGTAATGGCTTACCTGATAGGGGTGGATAAGACATTGTCCACCGTTTCCAGTCCGCCAACTGATAATTTGACTGGCTTTTTGGGCTTGATGGCATTTACTGGTATTTTCTTTTTTGTATTTGCTTGGTTTAGGGAGCAGGTGTGTACTGTGGTTTGTCCTTACGGTAGGCTTCAGGGAGTGCTTTTGGATACCAACTCCATCAATGTCTCTTATGATTATGTGAGAGGAGAACCACGTGGAAAGATAAAGAAAAACCAATTTGATGAGATCCCAAAAGGCGACTGCGTAGACTGCTCATTATGTGTACAGGTTTGCCCTACCGGGATTGATATCAGGAATGGTGTTCAAATGGAGTGTGTCAATTGCACTGCCTGTATCGATGCTTGTGATGAGGTCATGATCAAAGTAAAAAGACCAACCGGTTTGATTCGGTATGCTTCCGAGAATGGGATTAAAGATGGAAACCAAAAGTTACTGACGCCAAGGGTAATGGGGTATTCTTTTGTATTGATGTTGTTGATAGGGGCTTTTATTGGTTTGTTGGTGACTAGGACGGAGCTTTCTGCGACGATTACGCGCTTTAGAGGTATGACTTATCAGGAACGGACAGATGGGCAAATCAGCAACTTATATGAAGTTACATTTATCAATAAGACTTTCGATACACAAAATGTTCAGATTAAAGCTGATGATCCAAGATACAGTATTGAAGCGACAGGTGAAGGAAACTGGGAAATGGAAGGCCAGTCCAAATTGGAAGGCAGGTTTTTTCTGGTGGTGGATGCCGGTGATGTGCACCAAATCAATGAAGAAGTGAACCTACGATTGCTGCAAAATGGAGAGGTAATCGATGAAATTGAAACCAGTTTTATGGCTCCATTACCAAAGAAAAATGACTAAATTAATCAAACTATGAATTGGGGAACAGGAATAATATTGGTATTTGTGGGCTTTGCTACCGTAGTCTTTACCATGGTAGGGATATGTATGAACCAAGATGATATTCATTTGGTCACAGAGCACTATTATGAGGAAGAGATCAAGTACCAAGAGCAAATTGAAAAAGCCTCTAATGCAGCCCAGTTAAAAGAGAAAGTGATGGAGTTCGAAGCTGGTACAAAATCGCTACTGATCCATCTTGGTAAGGGAGACAAAGGGACATTGTGGCTCTTTAGACCTTCAGATGCCACATTGGATCAAAAGATGGAAATGGAATTTACAGATGATCTAGGGAAATCGATTCGGCTAGAAGATCTAAAAGCTGGTTATTGGAGAGTGAAATTGGCTTGGGAACGGAATGGAAAACCCTATTATGAAGAACAAAAAATCAATTTATAGATGATTTGGACGGCTTTTTTATTGGGATTCTTAGGTTCATTTCATTGTTTGGGAATGTGTGGTCCAATAGCCATGGCTGTGGCCGCTGCTGACCAAAAACAATACTGGACCAGGAAGCTTTTTTATAACTTGGGAAGAACGCTGACCTATAGTTTGCTAGGCTTATTGGTTGGAACCATGGGCTGGGGCTTAGAGTTGGCCGGAGTCCAGCAGTGGACGTCCATTGGCTTGGGTGTGCTGATTATACTTTTTGCTTTATTGTATCGTAAGGGCGAGCAGGCTATCGTACAAGTAGGACTTTATAAATTCGTGGGAAGTATCAAGGCTTCTTTGTCCTACTGGTTACGAAAAGGTGGGACTGTTGCATTTTTTATGACTGGACTTATTAACGGACTTTTGCCATGTGGGATGGTTTATATAGCATTATTAGCTTCTTTGGCTCTTTCAAGTCCCTTTGAGGGAGCTTTGTATATGTTTGCTTTTGGGATGGGCACTGTCCCTTTGCTTTTTATACTTATGTTGGGAGGACAATTATTTAGTCCCTCCAAAAGGCAGCGTCTATTTAAATTGATGCCCTATTTTGCGGTTTTTATTGGAGTACTTTTTATTGTCAGAGGTTTGGGTTTAGGTATTCATTTTATCAGTCCAGAGCTTAGCTCCTTAGCACCATCAAAAGCCCCTACAGAAATTACCATTTGCAAATAATCAGAAAGTGGAGCTGTTCAACTCTTAAAAGCAGTCCAATGTCCTTTATAATTTTTGTAAATTAAATCAGTGGTTCAGGACTAACTGAAAAAAATGCAGTTGGACGCAACCCAAATAATAATGTAGATTGAGCTTTAGAACTCGCATAGATTTCAGCTAAAAAAGACAGCACGCAGGGTTAGTGAAAGTAAGTTTAGTGGCCTCGATCAATGTATCGTGGACCTGATGTAAGAATCCACATTTTCCCTTGTAATAACCTCTAAAGGAAAAAGCTCTTTCTCAGGTGCTTGTTTATTAAAGAGCAGGTGATTGGCAAGGTGATGGATTCCTCTAAATACCTGTCTGTTTGGGTTTTGGTTGATCAGGAAATTGATATCTCCTGATTTGAGCAATTCTATGTTTTCTTCCAAGAGATCATAGCCTACGATACAGATGTCAGAGAGTTTGTTTTTTCTCAATATATCTGCAGTAAGCTTGGCTCCAGATGAGGTGGGGATAAATAAACCCTTGATTTTGTCTTTTTTTATGGCTTCAATAAGTTTGGATTCAAAGGATTTCATGTCGTCACCCTCAATGATTACCGCAGAAACAGTGACTTTTTCTTTTTGCGAAGAACTAAAATAGTCCCTAAAGCCTCTTTCCTTTTCTTTAAAGTGAACAGAAAACTGGATGCTTTCACTGACGTGAAGGATTGAAGCAGTATTATTTTGGCAGTTGGTGCCCAAGTCGATCAAAGAAGCGCCTAACTTTCCACTCTGGTATAAGTCCTGCCCAATGAAGGATAGTGGAGAAACATCAGGAATCATGGTGTTGAAATGCACATAGGGAATTTTAAGCTCGTCAAGCTCCTTAAAAAACTCCAGGGCTTCATTGAGGAAGATAGGGGCACTCAAAACAGCATCAGGCTTGCTTTCGAGTAATTTTTTAGAAGCACTTTTAAAGGAACTAAAATCATGGAGTTCAAAAAAGTGAGGCTCCAATACCATATGATAGGGTCTCCACTCTACTTTTGAAGCCTCCAAGCCTTGAAGTGATAAGTTCCAATAAGGGTCTTGTTTAGGATTCGGAACGAGCAAAGCGATTTTGTATACTTTGCTTGAGCCAAGGGTCTTGGCCAATAGGTTTGGCGTATAGTCAATTTCTTTTAGGACTTTTTCCACTTTTTGCCTAGCAGCTTCTGAGACTTTACCTCTTTTGTGAATTACCCTATCCACCGTACCAACGGATACGCCGGATAACTTGGCAATGTCTTTTATCCTGATCATCTTATTTTTTTCCATAATAGGGTCTGTTAGGTCAATGGATTTTTGGTCTTTTTGAAAAAATCGTAAACCACGAAAGTAATAGTTTTTTTGATCTGTACATAATCGGACTGTTTTAAAACCACTAATGACAATTGACTGAATTAATAATTTGTTAATGAGAATGAATGGTACCGTTTCAAATTATCAACTATGTCTTTGTTCTTTATTATAATTCTAATCAAAAACAATTATTAGTCCTTTTGCACTATATAATTGTTCTGTTTGGTTACTCTATGTTTCCGCAAACAAATAAATTGTGTGCGGAAACAATTTCAAAATATTTTTTGATTAATACAATTTAATTTCTACTTTGGTGATGTGTAAAAGATTAGTGTGTCATTCCTTATTTATTAAATAATTATTTCTTTTCGAATTGTATGTGGAGTTTTTTATTAAGCAATTGTTAAAGAAATAGGAATAATGAATGGTTTTGCTGATCTGGTTTAAGACCTCTGAGTTGAATAAGAAGTGGCTACTAATAAATAGTGAACAAACTCGCTTCTTTTAATGATTTATTGACTTCTGAAATTGAAAAATTCTTACACCTATAAATCGTAAATATGAAAAAACAAATTACCCACAAAACTAATCCCTCATCGCTTTTCAAAAAGAAAAGCAAACTTCTGCTAGCGCAAAGTATGCTGGTAGGTGTTGTGTTTTCTGGTTCTGCGTTTGCAGGTAATGTAGAAAACGCTGCAACTTTTAATGAGATTGTCAGTATCGGGGAGGCTGACATTAAAGTAACCGGGACCGTTCTTGATAGTAACGGTGATCCACTGCCTGGAGCTGCTGTTTCTGTTCAGGGACTCAGTAGAGGTACTGTGACCGACTTGGATGGTAAATTCAGTATTGATGTTCCAGAAGGTTCTACTTTGGTAGTTTCTTTTTTGGGCTTCACTACTAAAACGGTAGAGGTTGGAAACCAAACAGAAATCCGGGTCGTGTTGGAAGAAGAAGCCTCTGCCCTTAATGAAGTGGTAGTAACTGCCTTTGGTATGGATAAGCAAGAAAAGGCACTAGGTTACGCAACCAGTACTATTAAATCTGATGAATTGGTGAAAGTAGCGACACCAAACTTGGCGACAGCATTATATGGTAAAGCTCCAGGGGTGAAAATTGCTACAGGTGCCGGTGGTGCGACTTCGGCCGTTAACATCCAAATACGTGGTGTAAACTCCATAACAGGTAAAAACCAGCCTTTGATCGTTTTGGATGGTGTGCCTATCCGAAATGAGGAAGTGACCAATAACAACTATTGGGGGGATCAACGTCTGAGAGGTAATGGCCTTTTGGACATCAACCCGGCTGATGTCGATAACATCTCCATTTTGAAAGGAGCGTCTGCGGCAGCATTGTATGGTTCAGAGGCTGTAAATGGTGTGGTTTTGATCACTACCAAAAAAGGTAAGGCAGGAGAAAAAGGAATGAGAGTTGACTTTAATGCAAACTTTGCTGTCGATCAAATTGCTTACTTGCCAAGATATCAAAACGTTAGAGGGCCGGGCATGCCATCCCATATTCAGGATTTAGGTCAATCGGAAGATGGGTTTAATTATACTGAAGATGGTGTAAGAACTGTCCCTAATACGACTACAAACTACGGCCCTGCATTTGATGGGCAGCCGATGATGGCTTGGGATGGAATATCTAGACCATACGTGGCTCAGGAAGACAACTACGCGGCATTGTTCAATGATCCTATCAGTTCTCAAGTAAACGTGGCTATTTCCAATGCGACTGAAAAGGGTAATTTCCGTTTGTCACTTACTCGTCAGGACAATGAGGCTTTGAGCTTGAACTCAAAAAACAGTAAAAACATCCTAAATCTGAACTCCTCTTACAAAGTAAGTAAGAAAGTTAAAACGGATTTGATGATCAACTATATCAATCAAAACACCAAGAACCGTCCTTATTCCGTTGACAGAATGATCAATAATTTCGGTGGGATGATGACCCGTTTTGATAATGGTGCTTGGTATTTGGATAAATATCAAACTAGTAGAGGCTACAGGTTCGTTACAGGAAGTAATCAGAGTTTGACTCCTGATGAAAATATTACAGGAAACGGATTTAGAAGTGATATTGCTGATTATGTATGGAGAGTTAATAAACATTTCTTGGATGAGACCAGTAACCGTGTAATTGGTAGTTTGACCAATACTATTGATATTACTGAAGGTTTGAATTTAAGAGCTCGGATTTCTACTGATCTTACCAGTAGATACTCAGAAGATTCTCGTTCGACAGAGAGACCATTGGCGTTTGGCCCTTCAGGGTCTTTTGGAATGACTTCTGAATTGTTTAGTATCCTCTATGGAGATGTCATGCTAAACTACCGTAAGCCAATTACCGATGAAGTGACATTTAGTGCTATGGCAGGTTATACGGCTAGACAAGAAAGCTATAATAGTATAAGTCGCAGTACAAATGGAGGTTTAAGCTCAGAAAATCTCTTCGATATTGTAGCATCTACCAATATTCCTAACTCAGGTTCTAATCGTACCGATCGTGTTATTGATGCTTTTATGGGAACCGTTAATTTGGATTATAAGGGAGTGTGGTTTGTAGAAGGAACTTTGCGTAGAGATAGAATTTCTACCATGAATCCTAATAACAACACATTCTTCTACCCATCAGTTAACTCCAGTTTTGCGATTTCTGATGCTGTTACTTTACCAGATTTAATTACTTTCTCTAAATTGAGAGGTTCTTGGGGGATAGTTGGTAATTATCCTGATGTATATTCTGCTAACATTGCATATACTCAAAACTCGTTAGGAGAGCAACAACCAAATGGTTCCAATGTACTTTATACTGTAATTCCTTCAAGCTTTGGAAATGATGGTATCAAACCTGAGCAAAAGCATGAATTTGAATTTGGCTTGGATACTAGATTCTTCAACAATCGTTTCGGCTTGGATGTGTCCTATTATAATGCACAAATCAGAGATCAGATTTTGCCATTGACTTTGCCATCTTCTGCCGGTGCATCTTCTGTATTGACCAATATCGGTACACTTAGGAATACCGGAGTGGAAATTGCCTTAAATGGTCAGATAGTGGAAAGCAGAGATTTTGGATGGAATGCAGTGGTTAACATTGCCAAAAACGTCAATAAAGTAGAGAAATTGGCTAATAATGCTACTGAACTCCTGCATGCTGATTACGATGGTAATGCGGCTCAGTTGAGATCAGTGGTGGGGCAGCCAATGGGAGATTTCTATGCTCGTCCAATTGCAACTGATGATAACGGAGACAAAATCGTTCAGCCAAATGGTCTGTATAAAATAGATGACCAAAACTGGATCAAAGTAGGAAATGCCATGCCTGATGCAGTGGGTGGTATCATCAATGATTTCAGGTACAAAAACTTCTCTTTGTCGGCTGTGATGGACTTTCAAATTGGTGGTAGTGTAATGCCAACAGGGATCAATTGGATGATCTCTCGTGGTTTGACTGAGGAAAGTTTGAATTATATGGATGAAGCAAGCGGAGG harbors:
- the ccoG gene encoding cytochrome c oxidase accessory protein CcoG; its protein translation is MGNPLESNQKEAFRDSLSTVKEDGKRNWVYPKKVRGFFYKWRTYLSWLLLGFLFVGPFLKIGGKPFLLLNIFERRFVIFGQVFWPQDTHILLFLLLIFFVFIILFTVVFGRVFCGWACPQTLFMEMVFRKIEYWIEGDASQQKKLNAMPWNQEKVLKKGAKMGAFLLVSLLIAHTVMAYLIGVDKTLSTVSSPPTDNLTGFLGLMAFTGIFFFVFAWFREQVCTVVCPYGRLQGVLLDTNSINVSYDYVRGEPRGKIKKNQFDEIPKGDCVDCSLCVQVCPTGIDIRNGVQMECVNCTACIDACDEVMIKVKRPTGLIRYASENGIKDGNQKLLTPRVMGYSFVLMLLIGAFIGLLVTRTELSATITRFRGMTYQERTDGQISNLYEVTFINKTFDTQNVQIKADDPRYSIEATGEGNWEMEGQSKLEGRFFLVVDAGDVHQINEEVNLRLLQNGEVIDEIETSFMAPLPKKND
- a CDS encoding LacI family DNA-binding transcriptional regulator — translated: MEKNKMIRIKDIAKLSGVSVGTVDRVIHKRGKVSEAARQKVEKVLKEIDYTPNLLAKTLGSSKVYKIALLVPNPKQDPYWNLSLQGLEASKVEWRPYHMVLEPHFFELHDFSSFKSASKKLLESKPDAVLSAPIFLNEALEFFKELDELKIPYVHFNTMIPDVSPLSFIGQDLYQSGKLGASLIDLGTNCQNNTASILHVSESIQFSVHFKEKERGFRDYFSSSQKEKVTVSAVIIEGDDMKSFESKLIEAIKKDKIKGLFIPTSSGAKLTADILRKNKLSDICIVGYDLLEENIELLKSGDINFLINQNPNRQVFRGIHHLANHLLFNKQAPEKELFPLEVITRENVDSYIRSTIH
- a CDS encoding FixH family protein, translated to MNWGTGIILVFVGFATVVFTMVGICMNQDDIHLVTEHYYEEEIKYQEQIEKASNAAQLKEKVMEFEAGTKSLLIHLGKGDKGTLWLFRPSDATLDQKMEMEFTDDLGKSIRLEDLKAGYWRVKLAWERNGKPYYEEQKINL
- the ccoN gene encoding cytochrome-c oxidase, cbb3-type subunit I encodes the protein MSEALLEKFSYDNKIVKYFGAATMIWGIVGMLVGILAATQLFLPEANLGNPYTTFGRIRPLHTNAVIFAFVGNAIFAGVYYSMPRLLKARMWSDTLSWINFWGWQLIILAAAITLPLGLTTSKEYAELEWPIDIAIAVVWVAFGANMIGTLLKRRERHMYVAIWFYLASFVTVAVLHIFNSLALPVSFFKSYSAYAGVQDALVQWWYGHNAVAFFLTTPYLGLMYYYLPKAANRPIYSYKLSIIHFWSLIFIYIWAGPHHLLYTALPNWAQVLGVAFSIMLIAPSWGGMVNGLLTLRGAWDKVRVDPVLKFMVVAVTAYGMATFEGPMLSLKSVNAIAHYTDWIVAHVHIGGLGWNGFLTFGMLYWLWPKMWNTKLYSTKMANTHFWLGTLGIIFYALPMYVAALTQSLMWKEFNEMGRLAYPNFLETVLEIVPMYMFRAFGGVLYLTGALLMVYNLVKTTKVGTFVENEPDEAPVLTKHIAKKGEYWHHVWERKPIFFTVLATIAILIGGAIEIVPTLLVKSNVPTISSVAPYTPLELQGRDLYISNGCVGCHSQMIRPFRSETERYGEYSKAGEFVYDRPFLWGSKRTGPDLHRVGRKYPDSWHYHHMLDPRTMSPGSTMPSYSWMITNTMDHEDMPDKIRTMQKLGVPYPEGYADEQAMVDLEKQASEIATGLSEDNIEVMPNSEIVALIAYLQRLGTDIKKVDAPTENSIAK
- a CDS encoding cbb3-type cytochrome c oxidase subunit 3 encodes the protein MQKEILSSIENVEIYPIISLLIFVLFFVGMGWWVFRVDNKYIDHMKSLPVDESHLNEDDHEEK
- a CDS encoding sulfite exporter TauE/SafE family protein; amino-acid sequence: MIWTAFLLGFLGSFHCLGMCGPIAMAVAAADQKQYWTRKLFYNLGRTLTYSLLGLLVGTMGWGLELAGVQQWTSIGLGVLIILFALLYRKGEQAIVQVGLYKFVGSIKASLSYWLRKGGTVAFFMTGLINGLLPCGMVYIALLASLALSSPFEGALYMFAFGMGTVPLLFILMLGGQLFSPSKRQRLFKLMPYFAVFIGVLFIVRGLGLGIHFISPELSSLAPSKAPTEITICK
- a CDS encoding SusC/RagA family TonB-linked outer membrane protein yields the protein MKKQITHKTNPSSLFKKKSKLLLAQSMLVGVVFSGSAFAGNVENAATFNEIVSIGEADIKVTGTVLDSNGDPLPGAAVSVQGLSRGTVTDLDGKFSIDVPEGSTLVVSFLGFTTKTVEVGNQTEIRVVLEEEASALNEVVVTAFGMDKQEKALGYATSTIKSDELVKVATPNLATALYGKAPGVKIATGAGGATSAVNIQIRGVNSITGKNQPLIVLDGVPIRNEEVTNNNYWGDQRLRGNGLLDINPADVDNISILKGASAAALYGSEAVNGVVLITTKKGKAGEKGMRVDFNANFAVDQIAYLPRYQNVRGPGMPSHIQDLGQSEDGFNYTEDGVRTVPNTTTNYGPAFDGQPMMAWDGISRPYVAQEDNYAALFNDPISSQVNVAISNATEKGNFRLSLTRQDNEALSLNSKNSKNILNLNSSYKVSKKVKTDLMINYINQNTKNRPYSVDRMINNFGGMMTRFDNGAWYLDKYQTSRGYRFVTGSNQSLTPDENITGNGFRSDIADYVWRVNKHFLDETSNRVIGSLTNTIDITEGLNLRARISTDLTSRYSEDSRSTERPLAFGPSGSFGMTSELFSILYGDVMLNYRKPITDEVTFSAMAGYTARQESYNSISRSTNGGLSSENLFDIVASTNIPNSGSNRTDRVIDAFMGTVNLDYKGVWFVEGTLRRDRISTMNPNNNTFFYPSVNSSFAISDAVTLPDLITFSKLRGSWGIVGNYPDVYSANIAYTQNSLGEQQPNGSNVLYTVIPSSFGNDGIKPEQKHEFEFGLDTRFFNNRFGLDVSYYNAQIRDQILPLTLPSSAGASSVLTNIGTLRNTGVEIALNGQIVESRDFGWNAVVNIAKNVNKVEKLANNATELLHADYDGNAAQLRSVVGQPMGDFYARPIATDDNGDKIVQPNGLYKIDDQNWIKVGNAMPDAVGGIINDFRYKNFSLSAVMDFQIGGSVMPTGINWMISRGLTEESLNYMDEASGGLAYYLDGDGNGVQVDHSTGQGPNGETVYHDGMLMDGVIADGSANSNVVSQAYYYWNTYNWGGPQYSQSRYELYIKDNDYIKMRELSISYAIPNQISSKFGASDVNISVFGRNLFFLYRNIKDLDPEVLTGGSRWTQTLTSAGTNPATKTYGVILRARF
- a CDS encoding cbb3-type cytochrome c oxidase N-terminal domain-containing protein is translated as MKRNKFLAILSLLLMCATTVFAQEEAIGGGMMETLSSMDSGQITLLIMILVVLGVMVLLLILMIYLMSFMAVVLRKENPELANEPTWWENFNEKYISGKFKSIEEEEEIMLDHSYDGIVELDNFMPPWLKYVFYGTIIFAVGYLINYSTLGWGKTPTEEYTAELEAEAIAAESRKALALASIDESNVEFNQSDRVLIAGGTIFQNNCVACHAADGGGGVGPNFTDEYWIHGGSIKDVFTVIKYGVPDKGMIPWQDQLSPEEIQQVANFILSLKGTTPANPKEPQGELYTPEADNPNEEGEAGVDSTAVSS